In the genome of Bacteriovorax sp. Seq25_V, the window GCGCTTCTGAAAGTCTTGCTGCGATTTCTTCAAGCTTCTTTGTCTCAACCTTTACCTGTGCAATTTTTTCATTTGATACTTTATTGGCCTGTTCATTAGAAGCCTTGATTGATTGGATTTCTGTAAGACGTGCTTCAATTGTATTAACTTCAGCAACTACTTTATCAAGCTCAACTTGAAGAGCTGCTTTCTTTGACTCATCTGAAGTTAGTTGGATTTGCTTCTTTAAAGATTGAACTCTAAGGCCAATCTTAAACTTTTCCTTGAGCTTTAAATTAGATTCTTCATCAAGTTGCTTATTTTGTGCCTGACGAGTTTGAATCGCTTTTTCCTCATCAGCAATTATTTTTCTAAATGGTTTTACATTTTCATTAGCTTCATCAGCTCTTTTTTTCGTTTCTTCAACTGAGTTTTCAAGCTTTTCAAGATTTGGATCTTGGCTAAATTTGAATGAAGGGTTTCCTCTGTAATATTCCTTCCAATTTTCAACGATATTTCTATCTTGTTCAAAGTTTTTTGCAAGTGCTAGCGGTGACATTGCTAAGAGTGGAAAAAGTAGAAGTGCTGTTTTCATGCTAATCCTTTTAAACTTTTTGAATCTTCGCCGTATAACTCCTTTATCGGACTCTAGGTTTCATAAAAGTTATTAAGTTTAAAAGCACTTGGGGCATCCGGCTCCAAATTATTTGCTATTATTGTAGTTACCAGTCAGATTGCCAGAAATTTGATCTCAATGGTATTAATTGTTGCGCAGCGTGTAATCTTTTCATTTTGTGTATAAAAAAAGGTCCTTAATAGGACCTAATCTTCATCTTGTGGCATTTTAGCGACTGTCTTATTCATCTTTACATCTTTCTTCTCGATGAAGAAGTATCTGATGGCATTAACTCCAATCTCTTCGCCTGATTTTAGTTGGATAGCAGCTTCTTTAAGAATATCTTCCGCATTACCTCTATATTTATGGGCCTTTGCAAACTCTGATAGGTCATAAAATTCACCATCATATGTTTCAATGGCCATTGCTACTTCTTTTGCCTTGTCCATCACCTCTGGATCAATTCTCTTGATAGAAGTTTTCGCTTGAGTATTAAATGCAAATACCATTGTTGTTAAAGCGATTAATTTTACTAATGTTCTCATTTGTGAACTCCCTAGGCTTAGTCCATGAGAAATTCCTATTCTCAGCTCTTGCCTTTAACCAAACCTCCTATCTGGTAAATTGCCTTCTGATTTATATAAAGCAGGAAGCGTGCCAAAAATGATTATAGGTACTTTTCAAGATTTCGATAGTTTACAGATTTTTAAGTGGAGCATTATGGTATCGGGTGCCAATTGACACCCGAGGTGGGGTTATTTAGTCATTTCTAAGTAGATTAATACAGATGTCATGCCCATCAAGTAGCACCTCAAGCTCAGCGAGGGTTTTTGAAGAGAAGAACTCTCTTAGTTCCTTATGTATTTTCCCAGTTGTTTCAAATCTTTGCTCAAGAGTATAGCTCAGTTTGAAAACTTCACACATTGAGACCCAGAATTTATCTTCAACACAGGCAACGACAATAAAGTGTTCGTCACTACTTTTATAAATATTATAACAAGGGTAGAGGCCATTATGAAGAAAGCGGCTGTCTCCTTGAAGCTCAGTCGGCCAGAAACTTGAGTACATATCTCTTGTTGATTCAAATAGGAAGCTTTCAACTATTTCTGTTTTTCCCGTTTCTTGGGCCTTGAGCATTGTTGCAACGAGATCAAGTGCCATTGTTTGGCCAAAGTTAATGCCAGCAATTGGAAGAAATGGGGGAGCAAGCTCTTTTTCACCTTTATGGTCATGGGTTTTTGCGTGTAATGTAAGAAGGCCCGTCAATGCTAAGGCATTGAGGTCATGCATATTTTGATGATGAGATTTTGATGCCTTCGGAATTACAATAGAAAATGGTTTTTGAAGATCGTTTAGTTGA includes:
- a CDS encoding CoA transferase, with product MTRPLEGKVIIDLSHRLPGPVAGKLLASLGAKVIKIEDKVFKDPFIYGLFAEMDNSFPVWYEHINKDKEIKRFDFNSPDDQKKISELVKSADAVIMAIPEKVQAKLGVSLDQLNDLQKPFSIVIPKASKSHHQNMHDLNALALTGLLTLHAKTHDHKGEKELAPPFLPIAGINFGQTMALDLVATMLKAQETGKTEIVESFLFESTRDMYSSFWPTELQGDSRFLHNGLYPCYNIYKSSDEHFIVVACVEDKFWVSMCEVFKLSYTLEQRFETTGKIHKELREFFSSKTLAELEVLLDGHDICINLLRND